A window of the Desulforapulum autotrophicum HRM2 genome harbors these coding sequences:
- a CDS encoding penicillin acylase family protein, translating into MKWFKLSLIPIVFFVTTIAALIFVAPFLNDFNNKDELKLTGLTGHVTIQRDEHGMAYIHAENLGDLLMAQGFVTAQDRLFQMQLTRLAAQGRICELAGRAAKDFDVRMRTIGLHRIAVKHAGLLDDQTRQFFQRYVDGINGFIECCPGDLPLEFKLAGIRAEKWTVADSLGVLYYMGYSTSANLASEITAQMLLETVGYKKTCTLMPVNINPDDPLDTGDLSIPSQERLSSSTTGINNLLAYTSDRKLRAGSNNWAISPARSASGSAIVAGDPHLDSRTLPGVWYPVGLIAPGIRAVGVQIPGIPGMTIGRTDHIALSVTNNYGDMVDLYVETPDPENPDNYLEGDKSIPFVQIKETLKIKDKTAPRGFLTEPITIRATRRGPVVSSIFPALKTHKLISLRFAPAESMDPSIGLCHILTVKTAQELAGALKQVSILCLNWVFADNSGNIGHQASGRIPIRHNQDGIFPFPVKDASDNWHGWIPREEMPGTINPEKNWVGTCNQKTIPHDFPYYYSSYFAPSYRYRRLQKLMAPSRKQTANDMWRHQRDTKNVMAEKIAPIMAKALMDHDDTANMGKRIAAWDLRDDPDKVAPAIFQTVYHFFAILVFQDELGKEKTTDLLGNWYFWQERLEQFILDRSCPWFDNILTPDKTESPGDLFHLAAIKAAAMLTQTLGNDPEKWQWGRLHTLELVNPIRRKGLGKTLLGTGPMPIGGSGETLYRGLYDFNIPFAVTHCASLRMVVDLADRDKILAVLPGGVTERTFTPHQRDQVEAYMSGEQQYWWFSDRAIDEHQTSKYVLNP; encoded by the coding sequence ATGAAATGGTTCAAGCTAAGTCTCATCCCCATCGTTTTTTTTGTTACCACCATTGCAGCGCTCATTTTTGTTGCCCCGTTTTTAAATGACTTTAACAACAAGGACGAACTCAAACTCACAGGACTCACAGGCCACGTAACCATACAGCGGGATGAGCATGGGATGGCGTATATCCATGCCGAAAATCTTGGGGATCTTCTCATGGCCCAGGGATTTGTGACAGCCCAGGATCGGCTTTTCCAGATGCAGTTGACCCGCCTTGCTGCCCAGGGAAGGATCTGCGAGCTTGCCGGCAGAGCGGCAAAAGATTTTGACGTACGCATGAGAACCATCGGTCTTCACAGAATAGCAGTAAAACACGCTGGACTTCTTGATGATCAAACAAGACAATTCTTTCAACGATATGTGGACGGAATCAACGGCTTCATTGAGTGCTGCCCCGGGGATCTTCCCCTGGAATTCAAGCTTGCCGGAATCAGGGCCGAAAAATGGACGGTGGCCGATTCCCTGGGCGTTCTCTATTATATGGGGTACTCAACCTCGGCAAATTTAGCCAGTGAGATAACGGCCCAGATGCTGCTGGAAACAGTTGGGTATAAAAAAACCTGTACACTCATGCCGGTCAACATCAACCCAGACGATCCCCTTGATACGGGCGATTTGTCCATACCTTCCCAGGAACGCCTTTCCTCATCAACAACCGGCATCAACAATCTTTTGGCCTACACCAGTGACAGAAAACTTCGAGCCGGAAGCAACAACTGGGCAATATCTCCAGCGCGTTCCGCCTCAGGCAGCGCCATTGTCGCCGGCGACCCCCATCTGGACTCCCGCACACTGCCCGGCGTCTGGTACCCTGTGGGCCTGATCGCACCGGGAATACGGGCAGTGGGGGTTCAAATTCCCGGCATTCCCGGCATGACCATTGGCCGGACTGACCACATTGCCCTGTCCGTAACCAATAATTACGGAGATATGGTGGACCTGTATGTGGAGACCCCTGACCCTGAAAACCCTGACAACTACCTTGAAGGCGATAAATCCATTCCCTTTGTCCAAATCAAGGAAACCCTTAAAATAAAAGACAAGACTGCCCCCCGGGGATTTTTGACAGAACCCATAACCATAAGGGCCACCCGGAGAGGGCCTGTGGTATCCAGTATCTTTCCAGCCCTTAAAACCCACAAACTCATCAGTTTAAGATTTGCACCGGCAGAATCCATGGATCCTTCCATCGGCCTATGTCATATTTTAACGGTCAAGACTGCCCAGGAACTGGCTGGGGCCTTGAAACAGGTTTCCATCCTCTGCCTGAACTGGGTGTTCGCCGACAATAGCGGAAACATCGGCCACCAGGCCTCGGGCAGAATCCCAATCCGCCACAACCAGGACGGCATATTCCCCTTTCCGGTAAAAGACGCCAGCGACAACTGGCACGGATGGATTCCAAGGGAAGAGATGCCCGGCACCATCAATCCTGAAAAAAACTGGGTTGGCACCTGCAACCAGAAGACCATACCCCATGACTTTCCCTATTATTATTCGTCCTATTTTGCACCTTCGTATCGGTACAGAAGATTGCAGAAGTTAATGGCACCAAGCCGTAAACAAACCGCAAATGACATGTGGCGTCACCAGAGGGACACAAAAAATGTCATGGCGGAAAAAATCGCTCCAATCATGGCAAAGGCCCTGATGGACCATGATGATACGGCGAACATGGGCAAACGGATCGCCGCCTGGGATTTAAGGGATGACCCGGACAAGGTGGCTCCGGCCATTTTTCAAACGGTTTATCATTTTTTTGCCATACTTGTTTTCCAAGATGAGCTTGGAAAAGAAAAAACGACTGACCTCCTGGGCAACTGGTATTTCTGGCAGGAACGGCTTGAACAATTCATTCTTGACAGGAGTTGCCCGTGGTTTGACAATATCCTTACCCCCGATAAAACCGAATCCCCTGGGGATCTATTCCATCTGGCGGCAATAAAAGCCGCGGCAATGTTGACGCAAACCCTTGGCAATGATCCTGAAAAATGGCAATGGGGAAGACTTCACACCCTTGAACTTGTCAACCCCATTCGAAGAAAAGGTCTGGGTAAAACGCTCCTGGGAACGGGTCCAATGCCCATTGGCGGGTCCGGAGAAACCCTTTACAGGGGATTATATGATTTTAACATCCCCTTTGCCGTCACCCACTGCGCGTCCCTTCGCATGGTTGTTGATCTGGCCGACAGGGATAAAATCCTGGCTGTCCTGCCCGGAGGCGTTACCGAAAGGACCTTTACCCCCCACCAACGAGACCAGGTCGAGGCATATATGTCTGGCGAGCAACAGTACTGGTGGTTCAGTGACAGGGCCATTGATGAACATCAAACATCAAAATACGTTCTCAACCCCTGA
- a CDS encoding ferric reductase-like transmembrane domain-containing protein, which yields MKKLPPFKKSTRILLQGVVLGGGILLIVAAATIPFLFESSSLYYKLGVDGIMLRSGKMLGLLAAMLILFQVIPVSRFVVLERIFSLKHLYSFHKTSGKIILGLGLLHLFFIVAAENFTFFPLEKRYWPELVGVVVLLLVVGVGGMSVWQSRLGLSWNSWQRLHRWMTPLIETLLLVHILFVSESFDSGIPRVALFSASGGAMLLFLRIYYRRIFNK from the coding sequence ATGAAAAAGTTACCTCCATTTAAAAAAAGTACCCGGATCTTGCTGCAGGGTGTTGTCTTGGGTGGTGGGATCCTATTGATAGTCGCTGCTGCGACGATTCCGTTTTTATTTGAATCTTCCAGCCTTTATTACAAACTGGGAGTTGATGGAATCATGCTTCGCAGCGGTAAGATGCTGGGACTTTTAGCTGCCATGCTCATCCTGTTCCAGGTCATCCCCGTCTCACGTTTTGTTGTACTGGAAAGAATCTTTTCTTTGAAACATCTTTATTCTTTCCATAAAACAAGCGGCAAAATCATCCTGGGACTGGGTCTGCTCCACCTTTTTTTCATCGTTGCCGCTGAAAATTTTACCTTTTTCCCCCTGGAGAAACGATATTGGCCGGAATTGGTGGGTGTGGTGGTGCTGTTGCTGGTGGTGGGAGTAGGGGGGATGTCCGTGTGGCAATCCCGGTTGGGGCTCTCTTGGAACAGTTGGCAACGACTTCACCGGTGGATGACACCCCTTATTGAGACGCTCCTCCTGGTTCATATTCTATTTGTCAGCGAATCTTTTGACAGCGGCATACCCCGGGTAGCACTTTTTTCAGCCAGTGGCGGGGCAATGCTCCTTTTTTTACGTATTTATTACAGACGTATTTTTAACAAATGA
- a CDS encoding ATP-grasp domain-containing protein, which yields MFFADKPYISDFFKMSVRDNGIPVVDTDTAKQMDLYDGTKRISEAQAVETIQKLKDPILYTTSENAIGWIAAHLAFSDLPGKIELFKNKLKFRELTKSLFPDFYFKGVGVEHLERIEFHQLPLPFIIKPIVGFFSMGVYKVSNIHEWGNAIEAIRTEIDQVKNLYPQEVMDPSAFIIEQCIDGDEFAVDAYFNSLGEPVILNILEHVFSSDSDVSDRVYMTSKKLIETNLKEFTEFAAKIGRLAGVKNFPVHIELRRDCSGILLPIEVNPMRFGGWCTTPDLAYLAYGFNPYLYYYLQKQPDWAEILKDKENRLFSVVVLDNSTGLKAEEIESFDYKRLISTFERPMELRKIDFKHYPVFGFLFTDTREDNFIELKNILDSDLNEFVTAKSSGEKK from the coding sequence ATGTTCTTTGCAGACAAGCCATATATTTCGGATTTCTTTAAAATGAGCGTCAGGGACAATGGCATCCCCGTTGTGGATACGGATACGGCAAAACAGATGGACCTCTATGACGGTACCAAACGGATCAGCGAGGCCCAGGCCGTTGAAACCATTCAAAAATTAAAAGACCCCATTCTCTATACCACTTCGGAAAATGCCATCGGCTGGATAGCAGCGCATCTTGCGTTCAGCGACCTTCCGGGAAAGATCGAATTGTTTAAAAACAAGTTGAAATTCCGGGAATTGACAAAATCCCTTTTTCCGGATTTTTACTTTAAAGGAGTCGGGGTTGAACACCTTGAAAGAATTGAATTTCACCAATTGCCCCTGCCGTTTATCATCAAACCCATTGTCGGTTTTTTCAGCATGGGAGTTTACAAGGTATCAAATATCCATGAATGGGGCAACGCCATTGAGGCCATCAGGACAGAAATCGATCAAGTCAAAAATCTATACCCCCAAGAGGTAATGGACCCAAGTGCCTTTATCATTGAACAATGCATTGATGGAGATGAGTTTGCCGTTGATGCCTATTTTAACAGCCTTGGCGAACCGGTTATTCTGAATATCCTGGAACATGTTTTTTCTTCAGACAGTGACGTCAGCGACCGGGTTTACATGACCTCCAAAAAATTAATAGAGACCAATCTCAAGGAATTTACCGAATTTGCAGCAAAAATAGGCCGTCTGGCAGGGGTAAAAAACTTCCCCGTCCATATTGAACTCAGAAGAGACTGTTCAGGCATTTTGTTGCCCATCGAAGTCAACCCCATGCGGTTTGGCGGCTGGTGTACCACCCCGGATCTTGCCTATCTGGCCTATGGGTTTAATCCCTACCTCTACTATTACCTGCAAAAACAACCCGATTGGGCCGAAATTCTCAAGGACAAAGAAAACAGACTCTTCAGCGTCGTCGTACTGGACAATTCCACGGGCCTGAAAGCAGAGGAAATCGAATCCTTTGACTATAAACGCTTGATTTCAACATTTGAACGGCCAATGGAGCTGAGAAAAATTGATTTTAAACACTACCCTGTGTTTGGTTTTTTGTTTACTGACACCCGGGAGGACAATTTCATTGAGCTTAAAAACATACTGGATTCAGACCTTAATGAATTTGTAACAGCAAAATCATCTGGAGAAAAGAAATGA
- a CDS encoding diacylglycerol kinase, translating to MTPSKPTGLTRIIKAGGYSLAGLKAAFVHEAAFRQEILALIIGLPAALFFGKTGMERAMLIASLLVVLVTELLNSALEATVDRIGLERHPLAKQAKDLGSAAVFVSILLVIIVWTLVL from the coding sequence ATGACACCATCAAAACCCACGGGACTTACCCGCATCATCAAGGCTGGAGGATATTCCCTGGCCGGATTAAAGGCAGCCTTTGTCCATGAAGCGGCCTTTCGACAGGAGATCCTTGCCCTGATAATCGGGTTGCCGGCGGCACTTTTTTTCGGTAAAACCGGCATGGAAAGGGCCATGCTCATTGCATCCCTTCTGGTTGTGCTGGTCACAGAGCTTTTAAATTCAGCCCTGGAGGCAACGGTTGACCGAATCGGCCTTGAGCGTCATCCATTGGCCAAGCAGGCAAAGGATCTCGGATCAGCCGCTGTTTTTGTCAGTATTCTCCTTGTCATCATTGTATGGACCCTGGTCCTATGA
- a CDS encoding response regulator transcription factor — protein MNILIVDDDSELLDHLRRALERKHYRIETAENGEKALDKIFEITYDLILLDIMLPLMDGLSVLKHMRQAGLNTPVLMLTARGDVEDRVKGLDYGADDYLAKPFSMAELMARIRALLRRDGKRDTILTAGPLSLNTISRTVTLDNGPISLTSKEFSILEFLLHNRGSAVSRFNMAEHVWGNEFDPFSMSNFVDVHIKNLRKKISPPGDKYPPIIRTIRGIGFIIDDTP, from the coding sequence ATGAATATTCTCATTGTGGACGACGACTCAGAACTCCTTGACCATCTGCGCAGGGCCCTGGAAAGAAAACATTACCGCATCGAAACAGCTGAGAATGGCGAAAAAGCCCTGGACAAGATATTTGAAATCACCTATGACCTGATCCTGCTTGACATCATGCTTCCCCTAATGGATGGGTTGAGTGTCCTGAAACATATGCGCCAGGCCGGGCTGAACACGCCCGTGCTCATGCTCACGGCAAGGGGGGATGTGGAGGACAGGGTCAAGGGGCTTGATTACGGGGCGGACGACTACCTGGCAAAACCCTTTTCCATGGCGGAATTAATGGCCCGAATAAGGGCGCTCCTGAGAAGGGACGGCAAGCGGGACACCATTCTTACGGCAGGCCCCTTAAGTCTCAACACCATAAGCCGAACGGTTACCCTGGACAATGGGCCCATCAGTTTGACATCCAAGGAATTCTCCATTCTTGAATTTCTGCTGCACAACAGGGGAAGCGCCGTGTCACGGTTCAACATGGCCGAGCATGTGTGGGGAAATGAGTTTGATCCTTTTTCCATGTCAAATTTTGTTGACGTGCACATCAAAAATTTGAGAAAAAAAATATCCCCCCCCGGTGATAAGTACCCTCCAATCATCAGAACGATCCGGGGCATTGGTTTCATCATTGATGACACCCCATGA
- a CDS encoding phytochelatin synthase family protein, with the protein MYISRLIMRTCLYLRYFFHKITRTGTFGPNRAEFISTPHKEGENQVKNFLFRHHVKQFHGSSCSVASVVGVINAILQKERPLNLTPITQQGILDKVKAAHWKERMGDNGYHGQRGLPLAVLAQVVKASLDAYAINYKSVETVQAERPGRLSRSIRETLVSRLEQFENQGNCLIIAHFDQGSFVQDLNIPHISPVGGFDLDTGKVTILDVDQSQPLPYKVGFDTFYRGISTDYNHIFKPFGFGRGGYIFISL; encoded by the coding sequence ATGTACATATCCAGACTGATCATGCGCACCTGTCTCTACCTTAGGTATTTTTTTCATAAAATAACCAGGACCGGGACCTTTGGGCCCAACCGGGCTGAGTTTATTTCTACGCCCCATAAAGAGGGTGAAAACCAGGTGAAAAATTTTTTATTCCGCCACCATGTCAAGCAGTTCCATGGCTCCTCATGCTCGGTTGCCTCAGTGGTGGGTGTCATCAATGCCATTCTTCAAAAGGAGCGTCCCCTGAACCTTACCCCCATTACCCAGCAGGGAATCCTTGACAAGGTAAAAGCCGCCCATTGGAAAGAACGCATGGGGGACAACGGCTACCATGGACAAAGGGGGCTTCCCCTGGCCGTGCTGGCCCAGGTGGTGAAGGCAAGCCTTGACGCCTATGCCATCAATTATAAATCAGTTGAGACCGTTCAGGCTGAAAGGCCTGGCAGATTATCCCGGTCCATAAGGGAGACCCTGGTGTCAAGGCTCGAACAATTTGAAAACCAGGGCAATTGCCTTATCATTGCCCACTTTGACCAGGGAAGCTTTGTCCAGGATTTGAATATTCCCCATATTTCGCCCGTGGGTGGATTTGACCTGGATACCGGCAAGGTAACCATTCTGGATGTGGACCAGTCCCAACCCCTTCCCTACAAGGTGGGTTTTGATACCTTTTACAGGGGGATCTCCACAGATTACAACCATATCTTCAAACCATTTGGATTTGGCCGGGGCGGTTATATTTTCATAAGCCTTTAG
- a CDS encoding sensor histidine kinase has product MKIRKRITLWISGTALLSTIVFSAIIFFELTQEPFKFIDKEIKHMAEALVDRMALQGEKPPPYDLSQLPYHPDLYWIKVTDTQKNTLYSSRITRYTDIPPSRNKTSYMVERSIPKSQIRLGQDDHGDVMFRVMVIETRLNGLPVSVQIAKPIEDLEEEILELLQNIAVSLTLCTLIIIVLSYNLAGKILKPVVDITRTAKKISETSLDKRIPLEPNKDEMYELATALNKMFDRLQYSFKRQREFIGNASHELKSPITLLMLAQEEMLMNDNLPPSTSDSLMRQLATTRRMSHLVKNLLDLSRLEQQETLTRKQVDLTALANRVFEDYKEMLAAKNICTRINLEKDLLIQGDPEKLFRLLINLVDNAIRYNLEAKGTIIATGRQTNGNIQLEVSNTGRAIPCEDLELVFEQFYRVEKSRSLTHGGSGLGLAIAKKIVDLHDGTIAITNEPDGLIRATIVLPVFAGPRAGP; this is encoded by the coding sequence ATGAAGATACGCAAACGAATAACCCTGTGGATTTCCGGAACAGCCCTTTTGTCGACCATTGTGTTTTCCGCCATTATTTTTTTTGAGCTCACCCAGGAACCATTTAAGTTCATCGACAAAGAAATAAAGCATATGGCAGAGGCCCTCGTGGATCGCATGGCCCTTCAGGGGGAAAAGCCCCCCCCCTACGACCTCTCCCAGTTACCCTACCACCCGGATCTTTACTGGATAAAGGTAACCGATACCCAGAAAAACACCCTGTACAGCTCCAGAATCACCCGGTATACGGACATCCCCCCTTCCAGGAACAAAACCTCGTACATGGTTGAACGATCCATCCCGAAATCACAAATCCGTCTCGGACAGGATGACCATGGAGACGTTATGTTCAGGGTCATGGTCATTGAAACCCGTCTTAACGGTCTTCCTGTTTCAGTTCAAATTGCCAAACCCATTGAAGATCTCGAGGAAGAGATCCTTGAGCTGCTTCAAAATATTGCTGTAAGCCTTACCCTCTGCACCCTGATCATCATCGTTCTAAGCTACAATCTTGCCGGGAAGATCCTCAAACCCGTGGTTGACATCACCCGAACGGCAAAAAAAATCAGCGAAACTTCCCTGGACAAACGTATCCCCCTGGAACCAAACAAAGACGAGATGTATGAGCTTGCAACGGCCCTGAACAAAATGTTTGACAGGCTCCAATATTCGTTTAAACGACAAAGGGAATTCATCGGTAATGCCTCCCACGAGTTGAAAAGCCCCATTACCCTTTTGATGCTCGCCCAGGAAGAGATGCTCATGAATGATAACCTGCCACCATCAACCAGCGACAGCCTCATGCGCCAGCTTGCCACCACACGGCGAATGAGCCATTTGGTTAAAAATCTGCTGGATCTTTCCCGGCTGGAACAGCAGGAAACCCTCACCCGCAAACAGGTGGACTTGACAGCCCTTGCAAATCGCGTATTTGAAGACTATAAAGAGATGCTGGCGGCAAAGAACATCTGCACCCGGATTAACCTGGAAAAGGACCTTTTGATTCAAGGAGACCCGGAAAAGCTGTTTCGTCTCCTGATCAACCTTGTGGACAACGCCATCCGCTATAATTTAGAAGCGAAAGGCACCATCATCGCCACGGGTAGACAGACAAACGGGAACATACAGCTTGAGGTGTCCAACACAGGAAGAGCCATTCCCTGTGAGGATCTTGAGCTGGTTTTCGAACAGTTTTACCGGGTGGAGAAATCCCGTTCCCTGACCCATGGCGGCTCAGGTCTGGGGCTTGCAATCGCCAAAAAGATCGTTGACCTCCATGACGGCACCATTGCCATCACGAACGAACCGGACGGGTTGATTCGAGCAACCATTGTTTTACCCGTCTTTGCAGGCCCCCGGGCTGGTCCTTAA
- a CDS encoding YceI family protein, protein MKKITLFILIFLLFVGSSQALAHAWVIDANHSSIRFGVKHVFSTVWGHFSDFEGNIVFDPRALAQSSFDFTVKVKSINTANAKRDTHLRSNDFFSADRFPDIHFKSKKIIHKDGSNYLVEGTMTLKEIHKTMAIPFIYHGAIPSPFNKKEQIIGFDTAFSINRLDFGVGDGKFVKMGVVGDTVQVQISVEAVGKR, encoded by the coding sequence ATGAAAAAAATCACGTTGTTTATCCTGATCTTTCTGCTGTTCGTGGGATCATCACAGGCCCTGGCCCATGCGTGGGTCATTGATGCAAACCATTCCAGTATCCGGTTTGGTGTAAAACATGTTTTTTCCACGGTGTGGGGACATTTTTCTGATTTTGAAGGAAACATTGTTTTTGATCCCAGGGCCCTGGCCCAGAGTTCGTTTGATTTCACCGTTAAAGTCAAAAGTATCAACACCGCTAACGCCAAACGGGACACCCACCTGCGATCCAATGATTTTTTTTCCGCTGACAGGTTTCCCGACATACATTTTAAATCAAAAAAAATCATCCACAAGGATGGCAGCAACTATCTTGTTGAAGGCACTATGACCCTGAAAGAAATCCATAAAACCATGGCGATTCCATTCATTTACCATGGCGCCATTCCCAGCCCGTTTAATAAAAAAGAGCAAATTATCGGTTTTGACACCGCATTTTCTATTAACCGCCTTGACTTTGGGGTGGGAGACGGAAAATTCGTCAAAATGGGGGTGGTGGGTGACACCGTCCAGGTACAAATTTCCGTTGAGGCGGTGGGTAAAAGATGA
- a CDS encoding potassium channel family protein: protein MVEIKRRLRIFIVFFICVTLFGTLGFMFLENQSFLNALYYNIVTMSTVGYGDIHPTHPATRLLAIFIIVLGGGTFIGVIANASEMMLLKREVEQRLKKQNIVLGIFFSEMGYRLLQFFSSCDIDREELADMMAIDVGWSEKELLAMAKTFKRTGLKVDMPKVDLTDLNQFLNKRHTFMLRLLENPVLVEHEGFTELLLALAHMGEELSSRASLTALPGSDLKHLAGDLNRGYHLLVKEWLSHLIHLKKNYPYLYSLAARKNPFNPKASAVVDNS, encoded by the coding sequence ATGGTAGAGATAAAAAGAAGGCTTCGCATTTTTATTGTTTTCTTTATCTGTGTCACCCTTTTTGGCACTCTGGGATTTATGTTCCTGGAGAACCAGTCGTTCCTGAACGCCCTCTATTATAACATCGTCACTATGTCAACCGTCGGCTATGGGGACATTCATCCCACCCACCCAGCAACAAGACTTCTGGCCATTTTTATTATTGTACTGGGCGGCGGCACCTTTATCGGGGTTATTGCCAACGCCTCGGAAATGATGCTTCTGAAAAGAGAAGTGGAACAACGGCTGAAAAAACAAAACATTGTGCTGGGCATTTTTTTCAGTGAGATGGGATACCGTCTTCTCCAATTTTTTTCATCCTGTGACATCGACCGGGAGGAGTTAGCGGATATGATGGCCATAGATGTGGGATGGTCTGAAAAAGAACTGCTGGCAATGGCTAAAACCTTTAAACGAACCGGGTTGAAAGTTGATATGCCAAAGGTTGATTTAACCGACCTGAATCAATTTCTCAACAAACGGCACACCTTTATGCTCAGGCTTCTGGAGAACCCTGTTCTGGTCGAACACGAAGGATTTACCGAACTGCTTCTGGCATTGGCCCACATGGGAGAAGAGTTGAGCAGCAGAGCAAGCCTTACGGCACTTCCGGGATCTGATTTAAAGCACCTGGCAGGTGATCTCAACAGGGGATATCATCTGCTGGTTAAAGAATGGCTCTCCCACCTTATTCATCTTAAAAAGAATTACCCCTATCTCTATTCCCTGGCCGCCCGGAAGAACCCATTTAACCCGAAGGCATCAGCAGTAGTGGACAACAGTTGA